GTTTAACAATTTTATAATGGTTAATACTAAAAAATCATTTGTTTCCTTTTTAAGAAGGAAATAAATAATTATATTTGTCCCTTTATAAAGGGAATAAAATGAAAGAATATTATAGAGAACTAATCATAGATTTTGTAGATCGGGATTTATCGGCAATAAAATCAAGAGAGCTTTTACTGCCCGATGAACCTGGTAGAATAATTACAGTAATTGGTGCGAGACGTGTTGGAAAAACCTACTTATTCTTACACCATATTGATAAGTTGCGTAATAAAATTCAAGCCTCAAAATTGCTATATGTTAATTTTGAGAATGATAAATTGTTTTTTGTTTCTTACAGGGTCATCATCGCGCTTGTTAAGTAAAGAAATTGCAACATCGTTGCGAGGACGTACCATCACTTTTGAACTTTTTCCTTTATCGTTTCGCGAATATATTCAATGGTCTGGTTTTAAAATATTAAAGAATTATTCGTCCAAACAAAAGGCAGAAATAATTAATGCTTTTCATCGTTACATTGGCTCATCGGCTTTACCCGAGTTAATTAAAGAATCAGATATTACTATACAGCAAGCTGTTTTACATGAATATATTAATATGGTGGTTTATAAAGATCTTATTGAAAGACATGGATTGACTCAACATACTTTAATTAAACTTTTTATTCGATTTTTAACGGTTAATATTTCTAATCTGATAAGTATAAACAAATTATTTAATGATTTTAAATCACAAGGATTGCAGTTATCAAAAAATAGTTTATACGATTTTCTGATTTATTTAGAGGATAGTTACATTTTTTATAATACAAGCGTATTTTCCAAAAACTTAAGAGAACAGCAACGAAATCC
The nucleotide sequence above comes from Bacteroidales bacterium. Encoded proteins:
- a CDS encoding ATP-binding protein; translated protein: MRGRTITFELFPLSFREYIQWSGFKILKNYSSKQKAEIINAFHRYIGSSALPELIKESDITIQQAVLHEYINMVVYKDLIERHGLTQHTLIKLFIRFLTVNISNLISINKLFNDFKSQGLQLSKNSLYDFLIYLEDSYIFYNTSVFSKNLREQQRNPKKIYAVDIGLKLLMDYQVDKGRLLENLIFLQLRRKYQEIFYLKGIREVDFCFYSAGVLQLVNVAFSISEKDTYEREINGLLDAMNRMSIFESTLIIGDGNRLKLSLNNCQINIVPAWQWLLENF
- a CDS encoding AAA family ATPase, coding for MKEYYRELIIDFVDRDLSAIKSRELLLPDEPGRIITVIGARRVGKTYLFLHHIDKLRNKIQASKLLYVNFENDKLFFVSYRVIIALVK